A genomic region of Streptomyces rimosus contains the following coding sequences:
- a CDS encoding SigE family RNA polymerase sigma factor yields MNTLHSTTTSAVITRLHDIGRTTEKSGAVGGRGCARGTGRHRIPYMVAIDAMTQRDGGRGTDGGDTGSAGGTAYREGTGERRSASQAEETGDAAAAFTAYVQERRASLYATAYHLTGDRFEAEDLLQSALFSTYRAWDRISDKAALGGYLRRTMTNLHISAWRRRKLNEYPTEELPETAGDTDAMRGTELRAVLWQALARLPETQRTMLVLRYYEGRTDPEIADILGISVGTVKSSIWRSLRRLREDEALSLGRDEQESFGELVA; encoded by the coding sequence ATGAACACACTGCACAGCACCACGACCAGCGCAGTCATCACGCGTCTGCACGACATCGGCCGGACCACCGAGAAGTCCGGTGCCGTGGGCGGGCGGGGGTGCGCTCGCGGCACCGGGCGTCATCGCATTCCTTACATGGTCGCGATCGACGCGATGACGCAGCGCGACGGGGGACGCGGAACCGACGGGGGAGACACCGGTTCCGCCGGGGGGACGGCGTACAGGGAAGGTACGGGGGAACGGCGCTCCGCGTCGCAGGCGGAGGAAACGGGGGACGCCGCCGCGGCGTTCACCGCCTACGTCCAGGAACGCCGCGCTTCCCTGTACGCCACCGCCTACCACCTGACCGGTGACCGCTTCGAGGCCGAGGACCTGCTGCAGAGCGCGCTGTTCTCGACCTACCGGGCGTGGGACCGGATCAGCGACAAGGCGGCGCTGGGGGGCTACCTGCGCCGCACGATGACCAATCTGCACATCAGCGCCTGGCGCCGCCGCAAGCTGAACGAGTACCCGACCGAGGAGCTGCCGGAGACGGCCGGTGACACGGACGCGATGCGCGGCACGGAGCTGCGCGCGGTGCTGTGGCAGGCGCTGGCCCGGCTGCCGGAGACGCAGCGCACGATGCTGGTGCTGCGCTACTACGAGGGCCGCACGGACCCGGAGATCGCGGACATCCTCGGCATCAGTGTCGGCACGGTCAAGTCCAGCATCTGGCGCTCGCTGCGCCGGCTGCGCGAGGACGAGGCGCTCAGCCTCGGCCGTGACGAGCAGGAGTCCTTCGGCGAGCTGGTGGCCTGA
- the afsQ1 gene encoding two-component system response regulator AfsQ1 codes for MPFLLLIEDDDAIRTALELSLSRQGHRVVTAATGEDGLKLLREQRPDLIVLDVMLPGIDGFEVCRRIRRTDQLPIILLTARNDDIDVVVGLESGADDYVVKPVQGRVLDARIRAVLRRGERESNDAATFGSLVIDRSAMTVTKNGEDLQLTPTELRLLLELSRRPGQALSRQQLLRLVWEHDYLGDSRLVDACVQRLRAKVEDVPSSPTLIRTVRGVGYRLDTPQ; via the coding sequence GTGCCTTTCCTGTTGCTGATCGAGGACGACGACGCCATCCGCACGGCCCTCGAACTCTCGCTGTCCCGCCAGGGTCACCGTGTGGTGACCGCGGCGACGGGCGAGGACGGCCTGAAGCTGCTGCGCGAGCAGCGCCCGGACCTGATCGTGCTGGACGTGATGCTCCCGGGCATCGACGGTTTCGAGGTGTGCCGGCGGATCAGGCGGACGGACCAGCTGCCCATCATCCTGCTGACCGCGCGCAACGACGACATCGACGTGGTGGTCGGGCTGGAGTCGGGCGCGGACGACTACGTGGTCAAGCCGGTGCAGGGCCGGGTGCTGGACGCCCGTATCCGGGCCGTGCTGCGGCGCGGGGAGCGCGAGTCCAACGACGCGGCGACCTTCGGCTCGCTGGTCATCGACCGCTCGGCGATGACGGTCACCAAGAACGGCGAGGATCTGCAACTGACACCCACCGAGCTGCGGTTGCTGCTGGAGCTCAGCCGCCGCCCCGGCCAGGCGCTGTCCCGGCAGCAGCTGCTGCGCCTGGTGTGGGAGCACGACTACCTGGGTGACTCGCGGCTGGTGGACGCGTGCGTGCAGCGGCTGCGCGCGAAGGTGGAGGACGTACCGTCCTCGCCGACCTTGATCCGTACGGTCCGCGGTGTCGGCTACCGGCTGGACACCCCGCAGTGA
- a CDS encoding ATP-binding protein, producing MLVRCVRALGLLRWTSLRLRLVFVFALVALTAAVSASGIAYWLNRNTVLDRTQNSALNDFHKSLEDSTRSLPLRPHCAELQDAARQMAGGPQNYAVLLVMRGADGRQCVATTDKDLFTLKTVPQSLQTAVNEKRALDDGNRVPYHMYWQRKELHDTPYLVAGARMNGGGPTGYMLKSLATERQDLNSLAWSLGIATALALVGSALLAQAAATTVLRPVQRLGHAARQLGEGRLDTRLRVTGTDELADLSRTFNRTAERLEQRVAELSGREAASRRFVADMSHELRTPLTAITAVTEVLEEEEDSLDPMIAPAVKLVVSETRRLNDLVENLMEVTRFDAGTARLVQDDVDVADQVTACIDARAWLDAVELDAERGIVARLDPRRLDVILANLIGNALKHGGSPVRVSVRTQATPEGEDLLIRVRDHGPGIPQEVLPHVFDRFYKASASRPRSEGSGLGLSIALENAHIHGGEITAANSPEGGAVFTLRLPVGTGGAAEEGQEDGQGAAQGVAQGTAQEAPKAPETPETPETPDGTAVSERAEDATPGTGSAPGPGSDPDAAPDSGPDSGPRRKEGGDRR from the coding sequence CTGCTCGTACGGTGCGTACGGGCGCTCGGCCTGCTGCGCTGGACCAGCCTGCGGCTGCGGCTGGTCTTCGTGTTCGCGCTGGTCGCGCTGACCGCGGCGGTCTCCGCCTCCGGCATCGCGTACTGGCTCAACCGCAACACGGTGCTGGACCGCACCCAGAACTCCGCGCTCAACGACTTCCACAAGTCGCTGGAGGACAGCACCCGCTCGCTGCCGCTGCGCCCGCACTGCGCGGAGCTTCAGGACGCCGCGCGGCAGATGGCGGGCGGGCCGCAGAACTACGCCGTGCTGCTCGTCATGCGCGGCGCGGACGGCCGGCAGTGCGTCGCGACCACCGACAAGGACCTCTTCACGCTCAAGACGGTGCCGCAGTCGCTCCAGACCGCGGTCAACGAGAAGCGCGCGCTCGACGACGGCAACCGGGTGCCGTACCACATGTACTGGCAGCGCAAGGAGCTGCACGACACCCCGTACCTCGTCGCCGGTGCCCGGATGAACGGCGGCGGCCCGACCGGCTACATGCTCAAGTCGCTGGCCACCGAGCGTCAGGACCTGAACTCGCTGGCCTGGTCGCTGGGCATCGCCACCGCGCTGGCCCTGGTCGGCTCGGCGCTGCTGGCGCAGGCCGCCGCGACCACCGTGCTGCGGCCGGTGCAGCGCCTGGGCCACGCGGCCCGGCAGCTGGGCGAGGGGCGGCTGGACACCCGGCTGCGGGTGACCGGCACCGACGAGCTCGCCGACCTCTCCCGTACGTTCAACCGCACCGCCGAGCGGCTGGAGCAGCGGGTGGCCGAGCTGAGCGGGCGGGAGGCGGCGTCCCGCCGCTTCGTCGCCGACATGTCGCACGAGCTGCGCACGCCGCTGACGGCCATCACCGCGGTCACCGAGGTGCTGGAGGAAGAGGAGGACTCCCTCGACCCGATGATCGCGCCCGCGGTGAAGCTGGTGGTCAGCGAGACCCGGCGGCTGAACGACCTGGTGGAGAACCTCATGGAGGTCACCCGCTTCGACGCGGGGACGGCACGGCTGGTGCAGGACGACGTGGACGTGGCGGACCAGGTGACCGCGTGCATCGACGCGCGGGCCTGGCTGGACGCGGTCGAGCTGGACGCCGAGCGCGGCATCGTGGCCCGTCTGGACCCGCGCCGCCTCGACGTCATCCTCGCCAACCTCATCGGCAACGCGCTCAAGCACGGCGGCTCGCCGGTCCGGGTGTCCGTACGGACCCAGGCCACGCCGGAGGGCGAGGACCTGCTGATCCGGGTACGCGACCACGGCCCCGGCATCCCGCAGGAGGTCCTGCCGCACGTCTTCGACCGCTTCTACAAGGCGAGCGCGTCCCGGCCGCGGTCGGAGGGCAGCGGCCTGGGCCTGTCGATCGCCCTGGAGAACGCGCACATCCACGGTGGCGAGATCACCGCCGCGAACTCGCCGGAGGGCGGCGCGGTCTTCACGCTGCGGCTGCCGGTGGGGACCGGCGGGGCTGCGGAGGAGGGGCAGGAGGACGGGCAGGGGGCTGCGCAGGGCGTCGCGCAGGGGACCGCGCAGGAGGCGCCGAAGGCGCCGGAGACGCCGGAGACGCCGGAGACGCCGGACGGGACCGCTGTATCGGAGCGTGCGGAGGACGCGACCCCGGGTACGGGCTCCGCACCCGGCCCCGGCTCCGACCCCGACGCCGCCCCGGACTCCGGACCCGACTCAGGCCCCCGCCGCAAGGAAGGCGGTGACCGCCGATGA
- a CDS encoding VanZ family protein, translated as MRAAGAVLLVAHLLIVGWLTLRPRTVPWVPAANFRPLATIRAELAHGPWEAVQNLGGPVLLLAPLGILLPMAAGRLNVSPLGSLARTVFTGAMVSLSIELFQAGVPGRVPDVDMVLLNTAGVALAHLLVVPGFRSRLRRRDDLPARPAPTMTRVDIAPQADALSGSRTYL; from the coding sequence ATGCGCGCCGCGGGAGCCGTCCTCCTGGTGGCGCATCTGCTGATCGTCGGCTGGCTGACGCTGCGCCCCCGTACGGTCCCCTGGGTGCCCGCCGCGAATTTCCGGCCACTGGCGACGATCCGCGCCGAGCTGGCGCACGGCCCGTGGGAGGCCGTGCAGAACCTCGGGGGCCCGGTGCTGCTGCTGGCGCCGCTGGGCATCCTGCTGCCGATGGCGGCCGGGCGCCTGAACGTTTCTCCGCTGGGCTCGCTGGCTCGTACGGTCTTCACCGGCGCGATGGTCTCGCTGAGCATCGAACTGTTCCAGGCCGGGGTGCCCGGCCGGGTGCCGGACGTGGACATGGTGCTGCTCAATACCGCCGGGGTAGCACTCGCGCACCTGCTGGTCGTACCAGGGTTCCGCTCCCGGCTACGCCGCAGGGATGATCTCCCCGCCCGCCCGGCCCCCACCATGACCAGGGTCGATATCGCACCGCAGGCCGACGCCCTGTCGGGTTCCCGGACCTACCTTTGA
- a CDS encoding PspC domain-containing protein, which translates to MAAALVRPRSNRMIAGVCAGLAQHFGTTPAKMRVIFLLSCLLPGPQFLLYLGLWLFIPSEKNASRSAW; encoded by the coding sequence ATGGCCGCCGCACTGGTCCGCCCCCGCAGCAACAGGATGATCGCCGGAGTGTGCGCGGGCCTGGCGCAGCACTTCGGCACCACGCCCGCGAAAATGCGAGTGATCTTCCTTCTCTCGTGTCTGCTGCCCGGCCCGCAGTTCCTGCTCTACCTGGGCCTGTGGCTGTTCATCCCCTCGGAGAAGAACGCGAGCCGCTCCGCCTGGTGA
- a CDS encoding adenosine deaminase, whose protein sequence is MTSETTNLPTGDQIRRAPKVLLHDHLDGGLRPATVVDLALETGYDGLPETDPEKLGVWFREAADSGSLERYLETFAHTCAVMQTRDALKRVAAECAEDLAADGVVYAEVRYAPEQHLEKGLSLEEVVEAVNEGFREGERRARAAGHRIRVGALLTAMRHAARALEIAELANRYRDLGVVGFDIAGAEAGFPPTRHLDAFEYLKRENNHFTIHAGEAFGLPSIWQALQWCGADRLGHGVRITDDMEVADDGSVKLGRLASYVRDKRIPLEMCPTSNLQTGAATSYAEHPIGLLRRLQFRLTVNTDNRLMSGTSMSREFEHLVDTFRYTLDDMQWFTVNAMKSAFIPFDERLAMINDVIKPGYAELRSEWLFQQVDTVPAVISEYRSE, encoded by the coding sequence ATGACGAGCGAGACCACCAATCTTCCGACGGGCGACCAGATCCGCCGCGCGCCCAAGGTGCTGCTGCACGACCACCTGGACGGCGGCCTGCGCCCCGCCACCGTCGTCGACCTGGCCCTCGAAACGGGCTACGACGGCCTGCCCGAGACCGACCCCGAGAAGCTCGGCGTCTGGTTCCGCGAGGCGGCCGACTCCGGCTCGCTGGAGCGCTACCTGGAGACCTTCGCGCACACCTGTGCCGTCATGCAGACCCGCGACGCCCTCAAGCGGGTGGCCGCGGAGTGCGCCGAGGACCTGGCGGCCGACGGCGTGGTGTACGCCGAGGTGCGCTACGCGCCCGAGCAGCACCTGGAGAAGGGCCTGAGCCTCGAAGAGGTCGTCGAGGCGGTCAACGAGGGCTTCCGTGAGGGCGAGCGGCGCGCCCGCGCGGCCGGCCACCGCATCCGCGTCGGCGCGCTGCTGACCGCCATGCGGCACGCGGCCCGCGCCCTGGAGATCGCCGAACTGGCCAACCGCTACCGCGACCTGGGCGTCGTCGGCTTCGACATCGCGGGCGCGGAGGCCGGCTTCCCGCCCACCCGCCACCTCGACGCGTTCGAGTACCTCAAGCGGGAGAACAACCACTTCACCATCCACGCGGGCGAGGCGTTCGGCCTGCCGTCCATCTGGCAGGCGCTCCAGTGGTGCGGCGCCGACCGCCTGGGCCACGGCGTGCGCATCACCGACGACATGGAGGTGGCCGACGACGGCTCGGTGAAGCTGGGCCGGCTGGCCTCGTACGTACGGGACAAGCGCATCCCGCTGGAGATGTGCCCCACCTCCAACCTCCAGACCGGCGCCGCCACCTCGTACGCGGAGCACCCGATCGGCCTGCTGCGCCGTCTGCAGTTCCGTCTGACGGTCAACACCGACAACCGTCTGATGAGCGGCACCAGCATGTCCCGGGAATTCGAGCACCTGGTGGACACATTTCGATACACGCTCGACGACATGCAGTGGTTCACCGTCAATGCGATGAAGAGCGCGTTCATTCCTTTCGATGAACGACTGGCGATGATCAACGATGTCATCAAGCCGGGTTACGCGGAATTGCGCTCCGAATGGCTGTTCCAGCAGGTGGACACCGTGCCCGCGGTGATCAGCGAGTATCGCTCCGAGTAA
- a CDS encoding alpha/beta hydrolase → MAQQALPVRGARLGKPLGAAGAGRAVCGVALLLPEGCPSGTRRPSPLSTLSTRPLAARLARAGRRDGLVAHVVHYRCRGWNGAAAHPAADAAWALEEVVRRYGDVPVCLAGTGMGARAALHAAGHPAVHSVLALAPWIPDLSPEESDSVPVKQLAGRQVLLVHGTNDERTDPELSYRYAERAKKINRDVCRFEVHSDGHSLHQHRSEVLSLAADFMLGSLFAHGYARPVADALAAPPPLGLRMPLASGFGESLKH, encoded by the coding sequence ATGGCTCAGCAAGCGTTGCCGGTGCGCGGTGCCCGGCTGGGAAAGCCGCTGGGAGCGGCCGGGGCGGGACGGGCGGTGTGCGGCGTCGCGCTGTTACTGCCCGAGGGCTGCCCGTCGGGCACCCGGCGCCCCTCCCCCCTGTCCACCCTGTCGACCCGCCCGCTGGCCGCCCGGCTGGCCCGCGCCGGGCGGCGCGACGGCCTGGTGGCCCATGTCGTGCACTACCGCTGCCGCGGCTGGAACGGCGCGGCGGCCCATCCGGCGGCGGACGCCGCGTGGGCGCTGGAGGAGGTCGTACGGCGGTACGGCGACGTCCCGGTCTGCCTGGCCGGTACGGGCATGGGCGCACGCGCCGCGCTGCACGCCGCCGGCCACCCGGCGGTCCACTCCGTACTGGCGCTGGCCCCGTGGATTCCCGACCTGAGCCCGGAGGAGAGCGACTCGGTACCGGTGAAACAGCTCGCCGGCCGGCAGGTGCTGCTCGTCCACGGGACAAACGACGAGCGCACCGACCCGGAGCTGTCCTACCGCTACGCGGAGCGCGCGAAGAAGATCAACCGCGATGTCTGCCGCTTCGAGGTCCACTCGGACGGCCACTCCCTGCACCAGCACCGCTCCGAAGTCCTGTCCCTGGCCGCCGACTTCATGCTGGGTTCGCTGTTCGCCCACGGCTACGCCCGCCCGGTGGCGGACGCGCTGGCGGCGCCGCCGCCGCTGGGCCTGCGGATGCCGCTGGCGTCGGGCTTCGGGGAGTCGCTGAAGCACTGA
- a CDS encoding VOC family protein, with amino-acid sequence MPNTLDHVIVHCRDQKATAAFLSDLMDGPAPTDWGPFTQVQTANGVGIDFLDSAVEPDAINGSHVAFLVTDEEFDAIFDRVRKQSLRFWADPFHRREGEINHRWGGRGVYVLDPGGTVAIEFMTVRYGDPEDAGEE; translated from the coding sequence ATGCCGAACACGCTCGACCACGTGATCGTCCACTGCCGCGACCAGAAGGCCACCGCCGCCTTCCTCAGCGACCTCATGGACGGCCCCGCGCCCACCGACTGGGGCCCGTTCACCCAGGTGCAGACCGCCAACGGCGTCGGCATCGACTTCCTCGACAGCGCGGTGGAGCCGGACGCGATCAACGGCAGCCATGTCGCGTTCCTGGTCACCGACGAGGAGTTCGACGCGATCTTCGACCGCGTCCGCAAGCAGTCGCTGCGCTTCTGGGCCGACCCGTTCCACCGGCGGGAGGGCGAGATCAACCACCGCTGGGGCGGCCGCGGCGTCTACGTCCTCGACCCGGGCGGCACGGTCGCCATCGAGTTCATGACCGTGCGGTACGGCGATCCCGAGGACGCGGGCGAGGAGTGA
- a CDS encoding LysR family transcriptional regulator, translating into MRGAAEPVETADLGADSWALALTPRLAQFAAVARHEHVTRAAHELGMPQSTLSRAIVRLEDDLGVALFARHGRTLSLTPAGRAFLASTERALLDVERATESVRADTDPTAGKVAFGFLHTMGSETVPGLLRAFRADHPRVRFQLVQNYGEAMIERLRAGDLDLCLTSPVPDYPDLVARRLDEQKLRLVVPDDHPLAARKRVRLAEAAGELFVTLEPGYGLRRITDALCAEAGFTPKVAFEGEEAETLRGLVAAGLGVALLPPPAVPRPGVAELTVTAPRAVREIGVAWMDGHPDTPPVAAFKKFLLGRRGQLIPR; encoded by the coding sequence ATGCGGGGGGCGGCGGAACCGGTGGAGACCGCGGACCTCGGGGCGGATTCATGGGCGCTGGCCCTGACACCCCGGCTCGCGCAGTTCGCCGCCGTCGCGCGCCACGAGCACGTCACGCGCGCCGCCCACGAGCTGGGCATGCCGCAGTCCACCCTCAGCCGCGCCATCGTCCGTCTGGAGGACGATCTCGGCGTGGCGCTCTTCGCCCGGCACGGCCGGACCCTCTCCCTCACCCCGGCGGGCCGCGCCTTCCTGGCCTCCACCGAGCGCGCGCTGCTGGACGTGGAGCGCGCCACCGAGTCCGTACGGGCCGACACCGACCCCACGGCGGGCAAGGTCGCCTTCGGCTTCCTGCACACGATGGGCTCGGAAACCGTACCGGGCCTGCTGCGCGCCTTCCGCGCCGACCATCCGCGGGTGCGCTTCCAGCTCGTCCAGAACTACGGCGAGGCGATGATCGAGCGGCTGCGCGCCGGCGACCTCGACCTGTGTCTGACCTCGCCCGTACCGGACTATCCGGACCTGGTCGCCCGCCGCCTGGACGAGCAGAAGCTGCGGCTGGTGGTGCCGGACGACCATCCGCTGGCCGCCCGCAAGCGCGTCCGGCTGGCGGAGGCGGCGGGGGAGCTGTTCGTCACCCTGGAGCCGGGGTACGGGCTGCGCCGTATCACCGACGCGCTGTGCGCCGAGGCCGGGTTCACGCCCAAGGTCGCGTTCGAGGGGGAGGAGGCGGAGACGCTGCGCGGCCTGGTCGCGGCGGGGCTCGGCGTGGCGCTGCTGCCGCCGCCCGCCGTGCCGCGGCCCGGCGTCGCCGAGCTGACGGTCACGGCGCCGCGCGCGGTCCGCGAGATCGGGGTGGCCTGGATGGACGGCCACCCCGACACCCCGCCGGTGGCGGCGTTCAAGAAGTTCCTGCTGGGGCGGCGGGGGCAGTTGATTCCCCGGTAG
- a CDS encoding MFS transporter, with protein sequence MPPADTGASAAARAGASAQSSPVTSSTPAADAHPAPDPEAAKLHPGGPGYRRMSFALFAAGVATFALLYSTQALLPAISADLAVTPDQASWTVSAATFGLALAVIPLSALSERFGRRTMMTASLSVAAVIAMLVPFAPDLGWLVALRAVQGVALAGLPASAMAFLAEEVRAKALVAAIGLFVAGNSIGGMSGRIVTGWVAQAWGWRAALGAVGVMAVICAVTFRLLVPRARHFASRKVGPRALARTLGGHLSDPLLRRLYGIGALFMTVFGAVYTVIGYRLVDEPFNLPQGIVGSIFLIYLVGTVSSAAAGRLVGRVGRRGALYLAVGTTAAGLLLTLTASLVAVLLGLVLITAGFFAGHAVASSSVSRAAKTARAQASALYQCAYYVGSSIGGALGAAAFYAGGWEATVALGLAAMVGAASITLYATRKAMAERRVPHLRKAA encoded by the coding sequence ATGCCTCCCGCTGATACCGGGGCGTCGGCCGCCGCGCGCGCCGGCGCCTCCGCACAGTCGTCCCCCGTCACCTCCTCCACGCCCGCCGCCGACGCGCACCCGGCGCCCGACCCCGAGGCCGCCAAGCTGCACCCGGGCGGCCCCGGCTACCGCCGGATGAGCTTCGCGCTGTTCGCCGCGGGCGTCGCCACCTTCGCGCTCCTGTACTCGACGCAGGCGCTGCTCCCCGCGATCTCCGCCGACCTCGCCGTCACACCCGACCAGGCCAGCTGGACGGTGTCGGCCGCGACCTTCGGCCTGGCCCTGGCCGTCATCCCGCTGAGCGCGCTGTCCGAACGCTTCGGCCGCCGCACGATGATGACCGCCTCCCTGTCGGTCGCCGCGGTGATCGCCATGCTGGTCCCGTTCGCCCCCGACCTGGGCTGGCTGGTCGCGCTGCGCGCCGTCCAGGGCGTGGCGCTGGCCGGGCTGCCGGCCTCCGCGATGGCGTTCCTGGCCGAGGAGGTACGGGCCAAGGCACTGGTCGCCGCGATCGGCCTGTTCGTCGCGGGCAACAGCATCGGCGGCATGTCGGGCCGGATCGTCACGGGCTGGGTGGCCCAGGCGTGGGGCTGGCGCGCGGCGCTGGGCGCGGTCGGTGTGATGGCCGTGATCTGCGCCGTGACCTTCCGCCTGCTGGTCCCCAGGGCCCGCCACTTCGCCTCCCGCAAGGTCGGCCCGCGCGCGCTGGCCCGTACCCTCGGCGGCCACCTCTCCGACCCGCTGCTGCGCCGCCTGTACGGCATCGGCGCCCTCTTCATGACGGTCTTCGGCGCGGTCTACACGGTCATCGGCTACCGCCTCGTCGACGAACCCTTCAACCTCCCCCAGGGCATCGTCGGCTCGATCTTCCTGATCTACCTCGTCGGCACGGTCTCCTCCGCCGCCGCGGGCCGCCTGGTCGGCCGCGTCGGCCGGCGCGGGGCCCTCTACCTCGCCGTCGGCACCACGGCGGCGGGCCTGCTGCTCACCCTCACCGCATCGCTCGTAGCGGTCCTGCTGGGCCTGGTCCTGATCACCGCGGGCTTCTTCGCGGGCCACGCGGTGGCGTCGTCCTCCGTGAGCCGCGCGGCGAAGACGGCACGCGCGCAGGCGTCCGCGCTGTACCAGTGCGCGTACTACGTGGGCAGCAGCATCGGCGGCGCGCTCGGCGCGGCGGCGTTCTACGCGGGCGGCTGGGAGGCCACCGTGGCCCTCGGACTGGCCGCGATGGTCGGCGCCGCGTCGATCACGCTGTACGCGACGCGCAAGGCGATGGCGGAGCGCCGCGTCCCCCACCTGCGCAAGGCCGCGTAG
- a CDS encoding Uma2 family endonuclease, with amino-acid sequence MSALPADPAPGQYWDELLRFWQEADWPEGSKVEIIDGVIVVSPPPAAPHNRIAAKVQRSLYSVLPKDWEVYQTLGVTHPTRGRLFIPDLVVVPDDVLDRIEGGEAVPLTAAELIVEVTSPNNASYDRLNKAAAYAEAGVPLYLLIDRFAPAGPTVTLFGEPGNAVYQELQAVKFGEDIHLPEPFGLTIDTGVFPFGP; translated from the coding sequence ATGAGCGCACTCCCCGCCGACCCCGCTCCGGGGCAGTACTGGGATGAGCTGCTCCGCTTCTGGCAAGAAGCGGACTGGCCCGAGGGCAGCAAGGTGGAGATCATTGATGGAGTCATCGTTGTGTCACCGCCACCGGCCGCACCGCACAACCGCATCGCCGCCAAGGTCCAGCGCAGCCTGTATTCGGTGTTGCCGAAGGACTGGGAGGTCTACCAAACCCTTGGGGTCACCCACCCCACGCGTGGGCGGCTCTTCATCCCGGACCTGGTCGTGGTCCCGGACGACGTTCTGGACCGGATCGAAGGGGGCGAGGCCGTACCGCTCACGGCCGCGGAGCTGATCGTCGAGGTCACCTCGCCGAACAATGCGAGTTACGACCGGCTGAACAAGGCGGCTGCATACGCGGAAGCCGGCGTTCCGCTCTATCTCCTCATCGATCGCTTCGCTCCTGCCGGGCCCACGGTCACTCTGTTCGGAGAGCCGGGGAACGCCGTCTACCAGGAACTCCAGGCGGTGAAGTTCGGTGAGGACATCCACCTGCCGGAGCCCTTCGGCCTCACCATCGACACCGGCGTGTTCCCCTTCGGCCCCTGA
- a CDS encoding DUF3140 domain-containing protein has translation MAKTQDDQDTVWHDFKDAVNMSPSELETWLKKDESKESGQHKGGGESVGHESGRRIVSLLRTKRADLSDDDYAHMRKVTGYVHRHLAQKPAGDVKETTWRYSLMNWGHDPLKG, from the coding sequence GTGGCGAAGACACAGGACGACCAGGACACCGTCTGGCACGACTTCAAGGACGCGGTGAACATGTCCCCGTCCGAGCTGGAGACGTGGCTCAAGAAGGACGAGTCCAAGGAGTCGGGACAGCACAAGGGGGGCGGGGAATCGGTGGGGCACGAGTCGGGCCGCCGGATCGTTTCGCTCCTGCGCACCAAGCGCGCGGATCTGTCGGACGACGATTACGCCCACATGCGCAAGGTGACGGGATACGTCCACCGCCATCTCGCGCAGAAGCCGGCGGGGGACGTGAAGGAGACGACGTGGCGGTATTCGTTGATGAACTGGGGGCATGATCCGTTGAAGGGGTGA
- a CDS encoding hypervirulence associated TUDOR domain-containing protein → MAKKKDDFGKGDKVTWKSHGSEAVGEVEKKITRRTEEAGRTVDASPDDPQYKVRSEKSGGSAVHKPGALKKKRS, encoded by the coding sequence ATGGCCAAGAAGAAGGACGACTTCGGCAAGGGCGACAAGGTCACCTGGAAGAGCCACGGCAGTGAAGCCGTCGGTGAGGTGGAGAAGAAGATCACCCGGCGTACGGAGGAAGCGGGCCGCACGGTGGACGCCTCGCCGGACGACCCGCAGTACAAGGTCCGCAGCGAGAAGTCCGGCGGCTCGGCCGTGCACAAGCCCGGCGCCCTGAAGAAGAAGCGGTCCTGA